A stretch of the Sorangium aterium genome encodes the following:
- a CDS encoding FHA domain-containing protein: MLTFAALCAQTRAISRMAFDRKYPHAWLLRELGPDDQPPPSFKTLVAGTSPGMSGQPTTSRHRISSGMIATSHGCELLPVAKRPESPWQDRILIGRALNSDIVLRDASVSKVHAHISVLVADTPLLHARKSTNGTFLNDRLLTPSGDGVPLRSGDMIQLGNVVCEFIVNADLYRLAAR; encoded by the coding sequence ATGTTGACCTTCGCGGCGCTTTGTGCTCAGACCCGGGCGATCTCACGGATGGCGTTCGATCGGAAGTACCCGCACGCCTGGCTGCTCCGGGAGCTCGGCCCCGATGACCAGCCCCCTCCGTCGTTCAAGACCCTCGTCGCCGGGACCTCGCCTGGCATGAGCGGCCAGCCGACCACGTCGCGCCACCGGATCTCGTCAGGGATGATCGCCACGTCGCACGGCTGCGAGCTCCTGCCGGTGGCGAAGCGCCCCGAGAGCCCCTGGCAGGATCGCATCCTCATCGGGCGGGCGCTGAACAGCGATATCGTGCTCCGCGACGCGTCCGTCTCCAAGGTCCACGCCCACATCTCGGTGCTGGTCGCGGACACCCCGCTGCTCCACGCGAGAAAGAGCACCAACGGGACCTTCCTGAACGACCGGCTCCTGACGCCGTCCGGGGACGGCGTGCCCCTCCGCAGCGGCGACATGATCCAGCTCGGCAACGTCGTCTGCGAGTTCATCGTGAACGCCGATCTCTACCGGCTCGCCGCTCGCTGA
- a CDS encoding pectate lyase family protein, protein MKCESRVAWAALIALGVSVVGCGSETSAPEDDAGQPTSSGSAGSTASVGAAGSGGTGAGSGTGSASGATGGSGGGEGGSGSGEGGSDEGTGSSSSGEGGSGSGAGGDPGAVDFRLYGYATTGDGTTGGKGGQVVSVSSLDALRREAARDGALIIQITGKISGSGDDVDVTSDKTLVGVGSSGELEGIGLNLRRSSNIIVRNLKIHHVLASSGNGDGIHMDESHNVWIDHCELWAESPAVNSDKDKYDGLIDATHESSNITISWSYLHDHWKGMLVGSSDKDDSDRRITFHHNRFRNVNSRVPSYRGGNGHVFNNYFEDVLASGVNSRVGACLRVEGNHFYKVKNPITTLDSPAGGTHRIDNLFEETTGTQASGEDCSWTAPYEYPLDRAASVKALVLEHAGVGKTDPLANLP, encoded by the coding sequence ATGAAGTGCGAATCTCGAGTCGCTTGGGCTGCGCTGATCGCGCTCGGCGTTTCGGTGGTCGGGTGCGGCTCGGAGACGTCAGCGCCGGAAGACGATGCGGGTCAGCCGACGAGCAGCGGGAGCGCAGGCTCCACGGCGAGCGTCGGCGCCGCCGGCTCCGGCGGGACCGGCGCGGGCAGCGGCACCGGCAGCGCCAGCGGCGCGACCGGGGGCTCCGGCGGCGGTGAGGGCGGCTCCGGCAGCGGTGAGGGCGGCTCGGACGAAGGCACCGGAAGCTCCAGCAGCGGTGAGGGCGGCTCTGGCAGCGGCGCCGGCGGCGACCCCGGCGCCGTCGACTTCAGGCTCTACGGCTATGCCACGACCGGCGACGGCACCACCGGCGGCAAGGGCGGGCAGGTCGTCTCCGTGAGCTCGCTCGACGCCCTGAGGAGGGAGGCCGCGAGGGACGGCGCCTTGATCATCCAGATCACCGGCAAGATCAGCGGCAGCGGCGACGACGTGGACGTCACCTCCGACAAGACCCTCGTGGGGGTCGGGTCGAGCGGAGAGCTGGAGGGGATCGGGCTCAATCTAAGGAGGTCCTCCAACATCATCGTCCGCAACCTGAAGATCCACCACGTGCTGGCCAGCAGCGGCAACGGCGACGGCATCCACATGGACGAGAGCCACAACGTCTGGATCGACCACTGCGAGCTCTGGGCCGAGTCTCCCGCCGTGAACTCCGACAAGGACAAGTACGATGGCCTCATCGACGCGACCCACGAGTCCTCGAACATCACGATCTCGTGGAGCTACCTGCACGACCACTGGAAGGGCATGCTGGTCGGCTCGTCGGACAAGGACGACAGCGACCGCCGCATCACCTTCCATCACAACCGCTTCCGCAACGTGAACTCCCGCGTCCCGAGCTACCGCGGCGGCAACGGGCACGTCTTCAACAACTACTTCGAGGACGTCCTCGCGTCGGGGGTGAACTCGCGGGTCGGCGCCTGCCTGAGGGTGGAGGGCAATCACTTCTACAAGGTGAAGAACCCCATCACCACCCTGGACAGCCCGGCCGGCGGTACGCACCGCATCGACAACCTGTTCGAGGAGACCACCGGGACGCAGGCGTCGGGTGAAGACTGCTCCTGGACCGCGCCGTACGAGTACCCGCTCGACCGCGCGGCCTCCGTCAAGGCCCTCGTCCTGGAGCACGCGGGCGTCGGCAAGACGGATCCGCTGGCGAACCTGCCCTGA
- a CDS encoding SDR family NAD(P)-dependent oxidoreductase: MTLNIRGKWALVTGASRGIGKRIARGLADLGCNVVLHSRDGAHTRELEGELAGKGIRVSAVSGELSDQAAVDRMLDDAIAASGGIDLLFNNAAIMTPFRASYLQTPADDYRLSFEVNVISPIRITHRLLPTMLERRFGRIVQVTSGIQDQPELMAYAASKAALDKFVRDMAPSLRGTGVLMNLLDPGWLRTDLGGPKAPNDVESVLPGALVPALLDGEVHGVLFRAQDYARPAAS, from the coding sequence ATGACGCTTAACATTCGTGGAAAGTGGGCGCTGGTCACCGGCGCGAGCCGGGGTATCGGAAAGCGGATCGCGCGCGGCCTCGCGGACCTCGGCTGCAACGTCGTCCTGCACAGCCGCGACGGGGCGCACACGCGCGAGCTCGAAGGGGAGCTCGCTGGCAAGGGGATCCGGGTGAGCGCCGTCTCGGGCGAGCTGTCGGATCAGGCGGCGGTCGATCGCATGCTGGACGACGCCATCGCGGCGTCGGGCGGGATCGACCTCCTGTTCAACAACGCCGCCATCATGACGCCGTTCCGCGCCTCGTACCTGCAGACGCCGGCGGACGATTACCGGCTCAGCTTCGAGGTGAACGTCATCAGCCCGATACGGATCACGCACCGGTTGCTGCCGACGATGCTGGAGCGCCGCTTCGGGCGCATCGTCCAGGTGACCTCCGGGATCCAGGATCAGCCCGAGCTGATGGCCTACGCGGCGTCGAAGGCCGCGCTCGACAAGTTCGTGCGCGACATGGCGCCTTCGCTCCGTGGCACGGGCGTGCTGATGAACCTCCTCGACCCGGGGTGGCTGCGGACCGATCTCGGCGGGCCGAAGGCGCCGAACGACGTCGAGTCGGTGCTTCCTGGGGCGCTCGTCCCGGCGCTGCTCGACGGTGAGGTCCACGGGGTGCTCTTCCGCGCGCAGGATTACGCGCGTCCCGCCGCGAGCTGA
- a CDS encoding PAS domain-containing protein gives MTSLDQRLSALDLSVLPTWVYDHGRHRFPWANAKAIEFWRATDRAELLSRDLSDLSPAVRARLDGYLRVLAEGGTVLEDWTLYPRGAPATVTLHGQPIDLDDGRLAILFQALPQAASVGASMVRGVEAVRHSSVLVSLVDREGEVLFHNPAALRAFGDAPTIDAAFPDEGVSAAVHGAIDAEAPWAGEVRVVTTDGERWHQVEARPTTDPVTGARAVLVQQLDVTAQRRAEGQVEEQGRLIDQLNRSLALVEEQRRQILNLSAPILDVGRGTLAVPLIGRLDAERGSELGERLLPAIVAHRASHVVLDVTGAEALDPDGAAALERLAHAIQLLGSRPILTGVRPEVARALVDVDLGEDLLVLRSLGRGLEVSRKRARGDARRRA, from the coding sequence ATGACGTCCCTCGACCAGCGCCTGTCGGCTCTCGATCTGTCCGTCCTGCCGACCTGGGTCTACGACCACGGTCGGCACCGCTTCCCCTGGGCGAACGCGAAGGCCATCGAGTTCTGGCGCGCGACGGATCGCGCCGAGCTGCTCTCCCGCGACCTCTCGGACCTGTCGCCGGCCGTCCGCGCGCGGCTCGATGGCTACCTCCGCGTCCTCGCGGAAGGGGGCACGGTCCTGGAGGACTGGACGCTCTACCCGCGCGGGGCGCCCGCGACGGTGACGCTCCACGGGCAGCCGATCGACCTCGATGACGGGCGGCTCGCGATCCTGTTCCAGGCGCTCCCCCAGGCCGCCAGCGTCGGCGCGTCGATGGTGCGCGGCGTGGAGGCGGTCCGCCACTCGTCGGTGCTGGTCAGCCTCGTCGACCGGGAGGGGGAGGTGCTCTTCCACAACCCCGCGGCCCTGCGCGCCTTCGGCGACGCGCCGACGATCGACGCGGCGTTCCCGGACGAGGGCGTGAGCGCGGCGGTCCATGGCGCGATCGACGCCGAGGCGCCGTGGGCAGGGGAGGTGCGGGTCGTCACGACCGACGGCGAGCGGTGGCACCAGGTGGAGGCGCGCCCGACGACCGATCCCGTGACCGGCGCGCGCGCGGTGCTCGTGCAGCAGCTCGACGTCACGGCGCAGCGGCGCGCCGAGGGGCAGGTCGAGGAGCAGGGCCGGCTCATCGACCAGCTGAACCGCTCGCTCGCCCTCGTGGAGGAGCAACGGCGGCAGATCCTCAACCTCTCCGCGCCGATCCTCGACGTCGGCCGGGGCACGCTCGCGGTGCCGCTCATCGGGCGCCTCGACGCGGAGCGCGGCAGCGAGCTGGGAGAGCGGCTCCTCCCCGCGATCGTGGCGCATCGGGCGTCGCACGTGGTCCTCGACGTCACCGGCGCGGAGGCGCTCGATCCGGACGGCGCCGCGGCCCTGGAGCGGCTGGCGCACGCGATCCAGCTGCTCGGCTCCAGGCCGATCCTCACCGGCGTCCGCCCGGAGGTCGCGCGCGCGCTCGTCGACGTCGACCTCGGCGAGGACCTGCTCGTCCTGCGCAGCCTCGGCCGCGGCCTGGAGGTCAGCCGGAAGCGCGCGCGCGGAGACGCGCGGCGGCGGGCGTAG
- a CDS encoding TFIIB-type zinc ribbon-containing protein, with protein sequence MRADRSTCPSCGLLINAEGLCYPGCQRPLATVRCGGCYQLNLPDAERCDGCGHELGLEPIPEPDALLCSDCGVPFSAFRAAAGLLRDCSRCGGQLVDHALLRDLLERRESYGTSAPRPPPQRPEHVDVRVRYVRCPACGQRMNRKNFAGKSGIIVDICREHGTWFDRGELPQLLAFAASGGTARARQQQIEEEARSRREAEIARETARRASAVVAASSWESRWEHRRAAVAELLELLWRITR encoded by the coding sequence GTGCGCGCCGATCGCAGCACGTGCCCGAGCTGCGGCCTCCTGATCAACGCGGAGGGGCTCTGTTACCCCGGGTGCCAGCGGCCGCTCGCCACCGTGCGCTGCGGCGGCTGCTACCAGCTGAACCTCCCCGACGCGGAGCGCTGCGACGGCTGCGGGCACGAGCTCGGCCTGGAGCCCATCCCCGAGCCCGACGCCCTCCTCTGCTCCGATTGCGGCGTGCCCTTCTCGGCGTTCCGCGCCGCGGCCGGCCTCCTGCGCGACTGCAGCCGGTGCGGCGGCCAGCTCGTCGACCACGCGCTCCTGCGGGACCTCCTGGAGCGCCGGGAGAGCTATGGGACGAGCGCGCCGAGGCCGCCGCCGCAGCGCCCGGAGCACGTCGACGTCCGCGTGCGCTACGTCCGGTGCCCGGCGTGCGGCCAGCGGATGAACCGCAAGAACTTCGCAGGCAAGAGCGGCATCATCGTCGACATCTGCAGGGAACACGGCACCTGGTTCGACCGGGGCGAGCTCCCGCAGCTCCTCGCCTTCGCGGCGTCGGGCGGCACCGCGAGGGCGCGGCAGCAGCAGATCGAGGAAGAAGCGAGGTCGCGCCGGGAGGCCGAGATCGCCAGGGAGACGGCGCGCCGGGCGAGCGCCGTCGTGGCGGCCTCGTCCTGGGAATCCCGCTGGGAACACCGGCGGGCCGCCGTGGCGGAGCTGCTCGAGCTCTTGTGGCGAATCACCCGCTGA
- a CDS encoding ABC transporter permease: MLIKETAKSAWRSLASNRLRTLLTMLGMIIGTAAVVAVLGIGEGARSSVEGRIRSLGANLLMVRPGSASASGVRSGTVKTLTEGDAEALKGLAGVAAVAPERSGSAQLRYMASNLNASVTGITPAYLEVRSLSVASGVSFSDLDEQQRARVVVLGANVARQLYAANVSASPLGTRLQINGNAFRVVGVLTEKGSGMGSPDDGVFVPMSTHRSVLFGQDHLSTISLQLASEDRSEVVIAQLDQLLRLRHRLRADQASDFEVRSQAEMLATMGQITGTFTMLLGSVAAVSLIVGGIGIMNIMLVSVRERTREIGVRMAVGARRGDILRQFLVEAVVVSLAGGVAGVGLGYGAAVLLSRFGEWATIVPPYAVGLALGVSILIGITFGVGPARRASRLDPVEALRFE, encoded by the coding sequence ATGCTGATCAAGGAGACGGCGAAGAGCGCGTGGCGCTCGCTCGCCTCGAACCGACTGCGCACGCTGCTGACGATGCTCGGCATGATCATCGGGACCGCGGCGGTCGTGGCGGTGCTCGGGATCGGGGAGGGCGCGCGCAGCAGCGTCGAGGGGCGGATCCGGTCGCTGGGCGCGAACCTGCTGATGGTGCGCCCGGGGTCCGCGTCGGCGAGCGGGGTGCGGTCGGGCACGGTGAAGACGCTGACCGAGGGCGACGCCGAGGCGCTCAAGGGGCTCGCCGGCGTGGCGGCGGTCGCCCCGGAGCGGAGCGGCAGCGCGCAGCTGCGGTACATGGCGAGCAACCTGAACGCGTCCGTGACGGGGATCACGCCGGCGTACCTCGAGGTCCGCTCGCTGTCGGTGGCGAGCGGCGTCTCGTTCTCCGACCTTGACGAGCAGCAGCGGGCGCGCGTGGTCGTGCTCGGGGCCAATGTCGCGCGTCAGCTCTACGCGGCTAACGTGAGCGCGTCTCCGCTCGGGACGCGGCTCCAGATCAACGGGAACGCGTTCCGGGTGGTCGGGGTGCTGACGGAGAAGGGGTCGGGCATGGGCTCGCCGGACGACGGGGTGTTCGTGCCGATGTCGACGCACCGGTCGGTGCTGTTCGGGCAAGATCACCTGTCGACGATCTCGCTGCAGCTGGCGAGCGAGGATCGGTCCGAGGTGGTGATCGCGCAGCTCGATCAGCTGCTCCGCCTGCGCCACCGGCTGCGCGCGGATCAGGCGAGCGATTTCGAGGTGCGGTCGCAGGCCGAGATGCTGGCGACGATGGGGCAGATCACGGGCACCTTCACGATGCTGCTCGGCAGCGTGGCGGCGGTGTCGCTGATCGTGGGGGGCATCGGGATCATGAACATCATGCTGGTCTCGGTGCGGGAACGGACGCGCGAGATCGGCGTGCGGATGGCCGTCGGGGCGCGGCGCGGGGACATCCTGCGGCAGTTCCTTGTCGAGGCGGTCGTGGTGTCGCTCGCGGGCGGCGTGGCCGGGGTGGGCCTCGGGTACGGGGCGGCGGTGCTGCTGTCGCGGTTCGGGGAGTGGGCCACCATCGTGCCGCCCTACGCGGTCGGGCTGGCGCTCGGGGTGTCGATCCTCATCGGGATCACGTTCGGCGTGGGGCCTGCCAGGCGCGCGTCGAGGCTCGATCCGGTGGAGGCGCTGCGGTTCGAGTGA
- a CDS encoding ABC transporter ATP-binding protein — MDVPVLVSGLSKVYHADREDLAVRAVDRIGFEVRRGESVAIIGPSGCGKSSLLNILGCLDRPTEGTYRLGGRNVAELDDDELAALRNRHIGFVFQSFNLLPRMTAAENVELPLLYGAVKNSRALAEGALERVGLAARARHLPSELSGGQRQRVAIARAIVTRPSILLCDEPTGALDSKTGRDVLELLLSLNADGTTLIMVTHDLGVARSLSRAIHMRDGHIVADGPSGDVVSAFHAGEMEAAC, encoded by the coding sequence ATGGACGTCCCGGTCCTCGTGAGCGGGCTCTCGAAGGTGTACCACGCCGATCGCGAGGACCTCGCGGTGCGGGCGGTCGACCGGATCGGCTTCGAGGTGCGCCGGGGCGAGTCGGTCGCGATCATCGGGCCCTCCGGCTGCGGGAAGTCGAGCCTGCTGAACATCCTCGGGTGCCTGGATCGGCCGACGGAGGGCACGTACCGGCTCGGGGGGCGCAACGTGGCGGAGCTCGACGACGACGAGCTCGCGGCGCTCAGGAACCGCCACATCGGGTTCGTGTTCCAGAGCTTCAACCTGCTGCCGCGGATGACGGCGGCGGAGAACGTCGAGCTGCCGCTGCTCTACGGGGCGGTGAAGAACAGCCGCGCGCTCGCGGAGGGCGCGCTCGAGCGCGTGGGGCTCGCGGCGCGCGCGCGGCACCTGCCGTCGGAGCTCTCCGGCGGGCAGCGGCAGCGCGTCGCGATCGCGCGGGCGATCGTGACGCGGCCGTCGATCCTGCTGTGCGACGAGCCGACGGGCGCGCTCGACAGCAAGACGGGGCGCGACGTGCTGGAGCTGCTCCTGTCGCTGAACGCGGACGGGACGACGCTGATCATGGTGACCCACGACCTCGGCGTGGCGCGGTCGCTCTCGCGCGCCATCCACATGAGGGACGGGCACATCGTGGCCGACGGCCCTTCGGGCGACGTGGTGTCGGCGTTCCACGCGGGCGAGATGGAGGCGGCATGCTGA
- a CDS encoding efflux RND transporter periplasmic adaptor subunit, whose product MNRNKKRYLMSGVAALAVASFAIGGYAWYKQPEKTPAGPTVEIRRGSLTETAAASGKIEPDVQVEVKSRAPGQVIEVLVKEGDTVEAGQLLVRLDPTDAERDLAAARVARDRVKADLAAANASVAVAELERKNSQTSQEVAEKSAEMGLGSTDAARTAAHSTKVAGANITLRRAQLSSTQAQLKAAELAVQDAETRLKETQIYAPIAGTVLDVAVEKGTLVSSALTNVSGGSSVMTLADLSNLRIIGAIDEAQIGRVAPGQRVDIRVDAYGDRVFQGVVDRVSPLGKEVSSVVTFDVEIVVKDKDASLLRSGMSADVEIVTAEQKDVLLVPLLAVQSQGKRRFVRLASGEERPIQTGATDGSQMVVTAGLSEGDDVLASAPVSSAAGPQGQGQRQGGGQNPMRGMGMGMGAGASRGGR is encoded by the coding sequence ATGAACAGGAACAAGAAGCGCTACCTGATGTCCGGCGTGGCCGCGTTGGCCGTGGCGAGCTTCGCGATCGGCGGGTACGCCTGGTACAAGCAGCCCGAGAAGACCCCCGCCGGCCCCACCGTCGAGATCCGCCGCGGGAGCCTGACCGAGACCGCCGCCGCGTCCGGGAAGATCGAGCCCGACGTGCAGGTCGAGGTGAAGTCGCGCGCGCCGGGCCAGGTCATCGAGGTGCTCGTCAAGGAGGGCGACACGGTCGAGGCGGGGCAGCTCCTCGTGCGCCTGGACCCGACCGACGCGGAGCGCGACCTCGCCGCGGCGCGCGTGGCGCGCGACCGCGTGAAGGCCGATCTCGCCGCGGCGAACGCGTCGGTCGCGGTCGCCGAGCTCGAGCGCAAGAACAGCCAGACGAGCCAGGAGGTCGCCGAGAAGAGCGCCGAGATGGGCCTCGGGTCGACCGACGCGGCCCGCACGGCGGCGCACTCGACGAAGGTCGCGGGCGCCAACATCACGCTGCGGCGGGCGCAGCTGAGCTCGACGCAGGCGCAGCTCAAGGCGGCCGAGCTGGCGGTGCAGGACGCCGAGACGCGCCTGAAGGAGACGCAGATCTACGCGCCGATCGCCGGGACGGTGCTCGACGTGGCCGTGGAGAAGGGGACGCTCGTCTCGTCGGCGCTCACCAACGTGAGCGGCGGCAGCTCCGTGATGACGCTCGCCGATCTGTCGAACCTGCGCATCATCGGCGCGATCGACGAGGCGCAGATCGGGCGCGTCGCGCCGGGCCAGCGGGTCGACATCCGCGTCGACGCCTACGGGGACCGGGTGTTCCAGGGCGTCGTCGACCGCGTGAGCCCGCTCGGCAAGGAGGTGTCGAGCGTCGTGACCTTCGACGTCGAGATCGTCGTCAAGGACAAGGACGCGTCGCTGCTCCGGTCGGGGATGAGCGCGGACGTGGAGATCGTGACCGCGGAGCAGAAGGACGTGCTGCTCGTGCCGCTCCTGGCCGTGCAGTCGCAGGGCAAGCGGCGGTTCGTGCGGCTCGCGAGCGGCGAGGAGCGGCCGATCCAAACCGGGGCGACGGACGGCTCGCAGATGGTCGTGACCGCGGGGCTGAGCGAGGGCGACGACGTGCTCGCGAGCGCGCCCGTCTCGAGCGCGGCGGGGCCGCAGGGGCAGGGGCAGCGGCAGGGCGGCGGCCAGAACCCGATGCGGGGGATGGGCATGGGGATGGGCGCCGGCGCCAGCCGAGGAGGGCGCTGA
- a CDS encoding TolC family protein has protein sequence MTLTRSVPLPWLASLALAATCSLSVAARAETLTAEEAVRRAASQNPSLRAALLEATAARQAVAAEEGARKPTLSASVTGQYQESYGRVADANGGAPGNGAGALRRSGGTSVASNVALRYTTDVGTSLEVGASGRSPADGTPGPNYGAQAYVSARQPLLRGAGTDAVLAPYAQAQASAVAAEQERELAASQTALDVLGAYWELWYAEQAILVQEQALAAAQRLLADAKARAETLGTGTKVDVLRFSTSAASIADALSQARATRAARAIALGRALGMAPASAASLAPTGAPPSLGALPSADALVRAASERSLELAALRADLDAQRARVSAAEDADQIRLDLFATASMDGQWVRDGLPGLSLPGGRPAFGVLGGIEVELPLGGGRASADAARARTQLAAAEARYQARAEAIAADVSSLRASLEAAAEQVALATETARMAGELAEAERQRLSLGTATSADVVQAEQTRREAELRRLRAAVTELTSRLQLDHETGALLVRFASVLPRRSS, from the coding sequence ATGACGTTGACTCGCTCCGTTCCCTTGCCGTGGCTGGCGTCTCTCGCCCTCGCCGCCACGTGCTCGCTGAGCGTCGCGGCGCGCGCCGAGACGCTCACCGCCGAGGAGGCGGTCCGCCGCGCAGCCTCCCAGAACCCGTCCCTCCGCGCGGCGCTGCTCGAGGCCACCGCGGCGCGGCAGGCCGTCGCCGCCGAGGAGGGCGCCCGTAAGCCCACGCTCTCGGCCTCGGTGACCGGACAGTACCAGGAAAGCTACGGCAGGGTCGCCGACGCCAACGGCGGCGCCCCGGGCAACGGCGCCGGCGCGCTCCGGCGCTCCGGCGGCACGTCCGTCGCGTCGAACGTGGCGCTGCGGTACACGACCGACGTCGGGACGAGCCTCGAGGTGGGCGCGTCGGGGCGCTCGCCCGCGGACGGGACCCCGGGGCCGAACTACGGCGCCCAGGCGTACGTCTCCGCGCGGCAGCCGCTCCTGCGGGGGGCCGGGACCGACGCGGTCCTCGCGCCGTACGCGCAGGCGCAGGCGTCGGCCGTCGCCGCGGAGCAGGAGCGCGAGCTCGCGGCGAGCCAGACCGCGCTCGACGTGCTCGGGGCCTACTGGGAGCTCTGGTACGCGGAGCAGGCGATCCTCGTGCAGGAGCAGGCGCTCGCGGCCGCGCAGCGGCTGCTCGCCGACGCGAAGGCGCGCGCCGAGACCCTCGGCACCGGCACGAAGGTCGACGTCCTGCGCTTCTCGACCTCGGCGGCGTCGATCGCGGACGCGCTGTCGCAGGCGCGGGCGACGCGCGCGGCGCGGGCCATCGCGCTCGGGCGCGCGCTCGGCATGGCCCCGGCGAGCGCCGCGTCGCTCGCCCCGACCGGCGCGCCGCCGTCCCTCGGGGCGCTGCCGTCGGCCGACGCGCTCGTGCGCGCGGCGAGCGAGCGGTCCCTGGAGCTCGCGGCCCTGCGCGCCGACCTCGACGCGCAGCGCGCGCGGGTGAGCGCGGCGGAGGACGCGGACCAGATCCGCCTCGACCTGTTCGCGACGGCCTCGATGGACGGGCAGTGGGTGCGCGACGGCCTGCCGGGGCTCTCGCTGCCGGGCGGCCGGCCCGCGTTCGGGGTGCTGGGCGGGATCGAGGTCGAGCTGCCGCTCGGCGGCGGGCGGGCGTCCGCGGACGCGGCCCGCGCGCGCACGCAGCTCGCGGCCGCGGAGGCGCGGTACCAGGCGCGCGCCGAGGCGATCGCGGCGGACGTCAGCTCGCTGCGCGCGAGCCTCGAGGCCGCGGCCGAGCAGGTCGCGCTGGCCACCGAGACGGCGCGCATGGCGGGCGAGCTGGCCGAGGCCGAGCGGCAGCGGCTCTCGCTCGGGACCGCGACGTCGGCGGACGTGGTGCAGGCGGAGCAGACGCGGAGGGAGGCGGAGCTCCGCAGGCTGCGGGCCGCGGTGACGGAGCTGACGTCGCGCCTCCAGCTCGATCACGAGACGGGCGCGCTGCTCGTCCGCTTCGCGTCGGTGCTCCCCAGGAGGTCGTCATGA
- a CDS encoding response regulator transcription factor codes for MTDPPQILVIDDDAELCELLAELLGQEGYAVESARDAISGLARAQEEKERPFTLVVLDVMLPGLNGFEVLTRLRQTSRVPVLMLTARGEDVDRIVGLEMGADDYLPKPFNPRELVARVRALHRRASHAGAAAGPGAAAGASAAEAQGALTVDDLEVLPAARRVRVRGEEVRLTTAEFDLLEVLARQAGTVVSREDLARRVLGRRLAAYDRGIDMHVSNLRRKLGPGPGGGERIKTVRNAGYILARERA; via the coding sequence ATGACGGATCCGCCCCAGATCCTGGTCATCGACGACGACGCCGAGCTCTGCGAGCTCCTGGCCGAGCTGCTCGGTCAGGAGGGTTACGCGGTGGAGAGCGCGCGCGACGCGATCTCCGGCCTCGCGCGAGCGCAGGAGGAGAAGGAGAGGCCGTTCACGCTCGTGGTGCTCGACGTGATGCTGCCTGGGCTCAACGGGTTCGAGGTCCTCACGCGGCTGCGGCAGACCTCGCGCGTCCCTGTCCTGATGCTCACCGCGCGGGGCGAGGACGTCGACCGCATCGTCGGCCTCGAGATGGGCGCCGACGACTACCTGCCGAAGCCGTTCAACCCGCGCGAGCTGGTCGCCCGCGTGCGCGCGCTCCACCGGCGCGCCTCTCACGCCGGCGCGGCGGCTGGGCCGGGCGCGGCCGCCGGCGCTTCCGCCGCGGAGGCGCAGGGCGCGCTGACGGTCGACGATCTCGAGGTGCTCCCCGCCGCGCGGCGCGTCCGTGTCCGCGGCGAGGAGGTCCGGCTCACGACGGCCGAGTTCGACCTGCTCGAGGTCCTGGCGCGGCAGGCGGGGACGGTGGTCTCGCGCGAAGATCTCGCGCGGCGCGTCCTCGGCCGCCGGCTCGCGGCGTACGACCGCGGCATCGACATGCACGTCTCGAACCTCCGCCGCAAGCTCGGGCCTGGGCCGGGCGGCGGCGAGCGCATCAAGACGGTCCGCAACGCGGGCTACATCCTCGCGAGGGAGCGCGCGTGA